In Vanacampus margaritifer isolate UIUO_Vmar chromosome 18, RoL_Vmar_1.0, whole genome shotgun sequence, a genomic segment contains:
- the LOC144038612 gene encoding E3 ubiquitin-protein ligase TRIM35-like, which yields MASRVEDDLKCPTCLEIFQDPVFLPCGHSFCRACVQQWWQEKRDGSCPACRKKCRSEDVPSNLALKNACETFKQASVESDNICILHQEERKLFCMDHQELACLNCTSTERHSGRTFCSINDNEMTKGHVKKLQESLQCAMKRQTEYKKIIDDWNEHATYTKKHRETAEIQIKKDFEEFRRFLQAEEAARLAALKDEKEQKSRRMQRRIDLLDNDIAALLATIRSTEEQLTSDPVPFMKNFQDAMNRIQRLPGRHERPRPGALLDEAKHVGNLKFRVWERMKELVS from the coding sequence ATGGCCAGCCGAGTTGAGGACGATCTCAAATGTCCGACCTGTTTGGAGATCTTTCAAGATCCGGTCTTTCTGCCGTGCGGTCACAGCTTTTGTCGTGCGTGTGTGCAGCAGTGGTGGCAGGAGAAAAGGGATGGATCGTGTCCAGCCTGTCGAAAAAAGTGTCGATCGGAGGATGTGCCTTCAAACTTGGCACTGAAGAACGCGTGTGAGACCTTTAAGCAAGCCTCCGTGGAGTCAGACAACATCTGCATCCTGCACCAGGAGGAACGGAAACTCTTCTGCATGGACCACCAGGAGCTTGCGTGCCTCAACTGCACAAGCACAGAACGCCACAGCGGGCGCACGTTCTGCTCCATCAATGacaatgaaatgacaaaagGTCACGTAAAGAAACTTCAGGAAAGCCTGCAGTGCGCCATGAAAAGACAGACGGAATACAAAAAGATTATAGACGATTGGAACGAACACGCGACATACACCAAGAAACATCGGGAGACGGCGGAAATCCAGATTAAGAAGGATTTCGAGGAGTTTCGTCGCTTCCTGCAGGCTGAGGAGGCGGCCAGGTTGGCCGCACTGAAGGACGAAAAGGAGCAGAAGAGTCGCAGGATGCAGAGGAGGATCGACCTTCTTGATAATGACATAGCCGCACTGTTGGCCACCATCAGAAGCACAGAGGAGCAGCTGACCTCTGACCCCGTTCCCTTCATGAAGAACTTCCAGGATGCGATGAACAGAATCCAGCGGCTGCCCGGCCGGCACGAGCGGCCCCGACCAGGAGCTCTGCTGGACGAAGCCAAGCATGTGGGCAACCTCAAGTTCCGCGTGTGGGAACGGATGAAGGAGTTGGTCTCCTAG